The DNA segment TACAATTACAGGTGTTCTTTTATTCATAAATTAGTTTTAACAACCAAGACTATATTCAGTACTTTCTCCTGTTGAACTATTTGTGCCATTAGCTATTGCACATAATTCCTTTTGTTGAATCCGACTAAGAACTGCATTAGTAAAATCTGCGCCATCAATTTTTGCACCTTCAAAATTACTTTCCATTAACAAAGCATTTGTAAAATTAACATCTGAAAGATCTGCATCTGTAAAATCTGTTGCATATGCTAAAGCATCAGTTAGATTAGCCCCATTTAGGGTTGCATTTTGCAATTTACTATTATTGAAAACAGCCCCTTCTAAATTACTTTGACTGAAATCAAATCCATTTAAATTAAATTTTACAAATTCATTACCACTAAGATCTTGACCATGCATATCTTGTTCTAGATCAAGGTCTTGCTGATTTCTTATTTCGGGTGGTCGTTTAGCCCAAGCAGAGTTTACAAAATTAAAAAATAATATACCAATAAAAAATATAGTTAATAAAGCATTCTTAAGAGAGGGAAGACTAATTGATTTAATCATAATAAAAATGTATTTTAGATCTAGGGTTTTAAAGTTTGTTTATTCATCTTAAAGGAAAATATATGGCAATGTCACTAAAGGTTATTGTTCCACCTCATCCATTAATAAAACATTGGCTTTCTATTTTAAGAGAGGAAAATACTCCAAATATTTTATATTCAACTGGTTATGAACAACTGGGAAAATGGCTAACTTATGAGGCATTAAGAGATTGGCTTCCATACAAAAAAGAGACGATAAATACGAATAATGGGAAGGCAGAAGGATTTTTTATAAATAATGATTATCCAATAAAAGTAATAGCGCAGATGCCAGAGGGACTTTCTCTTTGGTATGGAGCAAAAGAAGTGATCCCAAATACAACTCTATATTTAGGTGAATTACCTACGAAAATTGATGACAATGTTGGAGTTATTCTTTATTCAGAGCAAATAAAGATGAAATCAAATCCAATTGAAACTCTTATTAACTTAAAAAGATTAGGAGTTGAATCAAATAGGATCTTATTAATAACATCCATTTGTAGCAATAAAGGTCTAAATGAAATTGCAAAGATATTTCCTCAACAAATGATATATACATCTTGTATTGATGAAGAAGAAGATAAATCAAATTTATTAAAACCCGGTATTGGAGAGCCTTTATTGCGTTTGAGTACTATATTTTCTGTTAAGAACTAAGATATAATATATGTAGAAATAAATTACCAATGTCTGAATACAGAGATTCGTCTTCAAATAATTTTTTATCATTGATTAGTGGTGCTTTTATTGGTGCTGCTGGTTTGGCATGGTGGTTAATATCTGAAGCTGATAAAAGAAAGGAAGAAAAGAAGCAAAAAGCAATGATGTATTCATCTAGAATTCAAGATGGTTCAGAGGCTCTTGACACTAACGAAAACTTAAATGAAGTTGAAGGTGAGAAGTTAGAACAAAAAGTTGAACAACTAAATTCTGCAATTGCTGATGTAAGGAGACAACTTGAGGAGTTAGGACAATAAAATAAAACAGGTTCTCAAATCATATGAATAAATTAAGATCTTCTGCAATAACTCAAGGTGTTCAAAGATCTCCTAACAGATCAATGTTAAGAGCAGTTGGATTTAGTGATGATGATTTCACTAAACCAATCATTGGAGTCGCTAATGGATATAGCACCATTACACCCTGCAATATGGGCCTTAACAAGTTAGCTCTTAAGGCAGAAGATTCAATAAGGAAATCAGGAGGAATGCCTCAAATGTTCGGAACTATCACCGTAAGCGATGGGATCTCCATGGGAACAGAAGGAATGAAATATTCTTTAGTTTCAAGGGAAGTAATAGCCGATTCAATAGAAACTGCCTGTAATGCGCAAAGTATGGATGGTGTTTTAGCTATTGGTGGTTGTGATAAAAATATGCCGGGTGCAATGATAGCAATTGCAAGAATGAATATCCCTTCCATATTTATTTATGGAGGAACAATAAAACCTGGAAAGTTAAACGGTGAAGACTTAACGGTTGTCAGTGCATTTGAAGCTGTTGGGCAATTAACCTCGGGTAAAATAAATGAGAAGAGATTAAATGAAGTTGAGAAAAATTGTATTCCAGGAGCAGGAAGTTGTGGAGGAATGTTCACAGCTAATACTATGTCAGCAGTTATAGAAGTCTTAGGTTTAAGTCTTCCTCATAGTTCAACAATGGCAGCCGAAGATTATGAGAAGGTGGTAAGTGCTGAAAAAAGCGCTGAAATACTTGTAGATGCAATAAAAAAAGATATAAGGCCACTAGATCTTATGACTAAAGAATCTTTTGAAAATGCAATATCTGTAATTATGGCTATTGGAGGTTCGACAAATGCAGTGCTTCACATATTAGCGATAGCGAATACTGCAGGTATAGAGATCAATATTGATGATTTTGAAAGAATAAGACAAAAAGTTCCT comes from the Prochlorococcus marinus str. MIT 9515 genome and includes:
- a CDS encoding pentapeptide repeat-containing protein, encoding MIKSISLPSLKNALLTIFFIGILFFNFVNSAWAKRPPEIRNQQDLDLEQDMHGQDLSGNEFVKFNLNGFDFSQSNLEGAVFNNSKLQNATLNGANLTDALAYATDFTDADLSDVNFTNALLMESNFEGAKIDGADFTNAVLSRIQQKELCAIANGTNSSTGESTEYSLGC
- a CDS encoding uracil phosphoribosyltransferase; this translates as MAMSLKVIVPPHPLIKHWLSILREENTPNILYSTGYEQLGKWLTYEALRDWLPYKKETINTNNGKAEGFFINNDYPIKVIAQMPEGLSLWYGAKEVIPNTTLYLGELPTKIDDNVGVILYSEQIKMKSNPIETLINLKRLGVESNRILLITSICSNKGLNEIAKIFPQQMIYTSCIDEEEDKSNLLKPGIGEPLLRLSTIFSVKN
- the ilvD gene encoding dihydroxy-acid dehydratase, whose protein sequence is MNKLRSSAITQGVQRSPNRSMLRAVGFSDDDFTKPIIGVANGYSTITPCNMGLNKLALKAEDSIRKSGGMPQMFGTITVSDGISMGTEGMKYSLVSREVIADSIETACNAQSMDGVLAIGGCDKNMPGAMIAIARMNIPSIFIYGGTIKPGKLNGEDLTVVSAFEAVGQLTSGKINEKRLNEVEKNCIPGAGSCGGMFTANTMSAVIEVLGLSLPHSSTMAAEDYEKVVSAEKSAEILVDAIKKDIRPLDLMTKESFENAISVIMAIGGSTNAVLHILAIANTAGIEINIDDFERIRQKVPVICDLKPSGRYVTVDLHNAGGIPQVMKILLNAGLINGDCKNIEGKTISEYLLNIPDNPPENQNVIRNINNPLYKKGHLAILKGNLASEGCVAKISGVKNPVLKGPARIFESEEDCLKSILNNDIKAGNVVVIRNEGPVGGPGMREMLAPTSAIVGQGLGEKVALITDGRFSGGTYGLVVGHIAPEAAVGGNIALIREGDLITVDAVNQLIEVELSDGELEKRRINWIKPIPKYKKGVLSKYSRIVSTSSLGAVTDLEK